The stretch of DNA AAAGCGTAAGGGGTTCATCGGCAAGGCAAACGGTAGCCAAAGCAAAAAGGGCACAAAATATCGTCTTCAAAAATCGCATTGGTGCAAATTTAGAAAATATGGCAACCCATGAAACGGCCTTAAATCTGTTGATAAACTATGGATAAAAAAGGCCAATTCACGATTTATCCACAAGAAAAATGCTAGTTTTGACGATTCTCGAAAACTTATTTTCCTTATTTTTTACTCCAAATTGGAATATCGATTTTGGCCCCCGTTCCGGGGTAAAAGCGGCCTCGGCAAGCGCACGTTAACGCGTTGACAGGCAACAAGTTAAGGTCCGCCATTTTAGACAAAAGTACTGAATTTTCGAAAAAAACGCCAAAATTAGGAAATTGTTTCTTAAACCTTACATACCTTTTTGGCTATTGCCTAGGCACGCAAAATTATCTATAACTAGCATAGGAGATAAACAGTTTATCAACATATAAACAACAATTTCACATTAAAAAAGGCAAAACCAGGAATAACACGCGACGGAGGTCTTATGAAGCTTTTCCATAAAACATCTGCATTGTCATTCTACATGATCCACTCCGGCTTCATGGCGTTCAAGACCCGCGTCAAAGAAGAACTCGACGCCGCCGGTGGCGGAAACCTGGACGACCTCCTGGACGATGACAGCCTGCATGCCTACTACCGCAACGGGGATTCCCCGGACTACGTGGCAGCCTCGCTCTGCCCCACCTGCGAAGACGACTAGATTTCTCTCCCTCCTAGAAACAAAAAAATTCCCGTAGCGCGCCGCTGCGGGAATTTTTGATATCTCTCGTTGTAGCCGCGAAGCGGCGTTCTCTTGCTTACTTAGCCGGGCAGCCTTCGACAGTTTCGAACTTGCCCTTGTTCACGGTCACGATCTTGGTGTTCATGTTCATGCCGCGCTTGAACTTGATTTCACCGTACACGCCCTGGAAGTTCGCGGTGTAGTTGATCAGGTTCGTGAGGCTGTTCGGGTTCTTGGCCATGGAGCTGAACACGATGTTGGCGGCGTCGTAGCTGAGTCCGCTGACTCGGTCTTCGCCGGGTTCTGCACCCCAGCGTTCCTTGAAGTCGCTCACGAACTTCTTGAGGCCGTCGTTGTTGCCGCCCATGTCCATGGCGGGCACGCTAAAGTAGGAGCTGTCGACCTGGCGCTTGCCCTGGATCAGGAGCTCGCGGCCATACCAGCCGGAGGCGCCGAGCAGCACGCCCGAAATCTTGTTGAAGGCCACCTGGCCTGCCATGAGGCCGGCGTCACCCGGGTTCGTCGCCGGAATGAAGATGCCCGGAATGTTGAACGTGGAGTCCTGCATGTAGAAGCGGCGTTCCTTGGCGTTCACGGCGTCGAGGTCAGAGGCACCGCGGGCAATGTTCTGGCGGCGGTTGATCTGCTTGAAGCGCACATCGCGAAGCAGGCTGAATTCGGTCTTGTAGTCGGGGCGGCCTTCTTCGTAGTTGCGGAAGGCGATCACGGAGCCGCCGCGACGTTCCACGGCGGTAGTAAAGCTCTGCGACATCGAGGCGCCATAGCCACCGAGCGGGCTCAAGATGGCGTATTCGCGGATGTTCAGGCACTTGGTGGCGAAGTCGGCGATGCTTCTGGCGAGGTTATCCATGGTGATGTTCACCTGGAAAATGTTCGGGCCCATCTTGGCGATACCGTCGTCGGTAGCGGTCGGGGTGAGCATCGGGATGTTCTGGAAGTTGCTACCGAGCCAGGCGGCAACGGTTGCGGCCGGGGCACTCATGATGGGGCCGATGATGGCCACAATGCTGTCCTGGTTAATGGCCTGCTGCGTACGCAAAAGCGCCTGGGCGGCGTCAGCACGGGTATCGGCCACGCGCAGGTTCACCTTGCCCTTGAGTCCGGCCTTTTCGTGGGCAAGAATCACGCCCTGAATAGCCGCCGCGCCAAATTCGGCGTAGTCGCCAGAAAGGGGGGCGAGCACCAAGACCGTCGGCATACCGGCGCCGCGGTCTTCCAAGGATTCAAGCCCCTTCTCGGCGGTGTTGGAGAGGTTTTCGGCTACCCCACCTGCCACAACCTTCTTGTACCAGTAACGGGCTGCCTTGTAACGCTTGGAGTTCTGGCATTCGCGGCCGATCTGCAGCTGCATCCAGCCCACGATGTCCTTATCGACCGGGTACTTTTCCAAAAGGGCCTGCAACTGGTCGGCAGTCAAGAGAGAGGCGGCCAACGTCTGGATGGCGACATCCTTGGTGCGGCTGCGGGCGGCTGGGTTCTTGGAGTAGGCCAGAATGCGGAGCATGGCTTCTACACCTTCGTAGACATTCCCCTTTTCAACCAGCACGATGGCGTTAGCCAGTTCCATACGTTCACGGTAAACCGTGTTCACGTAGTATTCCAGGAATCGGGAAGAAAGCTTCAGGGCTTCGTCGCGCTTGTGTTCGCGCAAGTAGCATTCCGTGAGCATCACGGCGGCCTTTTCGCCCGAGGACTTGCGGAAGCTTGACTTGTAGACCTTCTGGAGCGGGGCAATCGCCTCGGCACACTGGCCGTTCTGGATTAAGTTCTTTGCCTCACGAATTTCGTCCTGGGCAAAAGCGGAAGCGGCAAGCATTGCCACCAAAGCAAAGGGTAAAAGACGTTTCATACTAGGATTCCGCAGCGGCTTGAACCACGTCGTGTTCTTTCTTGATTTGTTTTTGGAGAGATTCGGGGAGCTTAGCCCAGTCCATGACATCGACCCGGAACGGGAGTCCGCTATCGACAAAAGCCTTTTCAACAGCGGTCATCGCCTCGAAAGAAAGGGGACTTTCTGAAATAACCACCAATTCCAGTTCCGTATCGGGCGTGAGATCCACTCCCGTGACACGGGCTCCATGCGCCCAAACTTCGAGCCCTTCGAAATGGAGGGCCAAGATCCTCTGGACCTTTTCCAAATGATCTGATTCAATACATAAAGCCATACGGGGTCAAATATAGTTAACTCAAAAAAAGTTTTGCTATTATTGAAACATGATTGCGTTCCTATTTATACTGCTTATCGGCCTTGCGCTGATTTATATTAACGTCAGCAGCGTCGCCAAAGATAAAACAGGTAAAATTATCGGCGCAGCCGTGCTGTTCGTGCTCTTTTTGGGCATGTTCTTGCGCTCTACACTGATCGGTAGTTTAATTGTCACCTTTTTTGCGGTCTGGCTCCCGAACTCTCTAATTCTTTACATTCCCTGGACGCTCTACAGAATCGGTTACTACTTTACGCAGCCGCATCACCTGAGCCGCCACCTGGTACGC from uncultured Fibrobacter sp. encodes:
- a CDS encoding penicillin-binding protein activator, translated to MKRLLPFALVAMLAASAFAQDEIREAKNLIQNGQCAEAIAPLQKVYKSSFRKSSGEKAAVMLTECYLREHKRDEALKLSSRFLEYYVNTVYRERMELANAIVLVEKGNVYEGVEAMLRILAYSKNPAARSRTKDVAIQTLAASLLTADQLQALLEKYPVDKDIVGWMQLQIGRECQNSKRYKAARYWYKKVVAGGVAENLSNTAEKGLESLEDRGAGMPTVLVLAPLSGDYAEFGAAAIQGVILAHEKAGLKGKVNLRVADTRADAAQALLRTQQAINQDSIVAIIGPIMSAPAATVAAWLGSNFQNIPMLTPTATDDGIAKMGPNIFQVNITMDNLARSIADFATKCLNIREYAILSPLGGYGASMSQSFTTAVERRGGSVIAFRNYEEGRPDYKTEFSLLRDVRFKQINRRQNIARGASDLDAVNAKERRFYMQDSTFNIPGIFIPATNPGDAGLMAGQVAFNKISGVLLGASGWYGRELLIQGKRQVDSSYFSVPAMDMGGNNDGLKKFVSDFKERWGAEPGEDRVSGLSYDAANIVFSSMAKNPNSLTNLINYTANFQGVYGEIKFKRGMNMNTKIVTVNKGKFETVEGCPAK
- a CDS encoding nucleotidyltransferase domain-containing protein, which codes for MALCIESDHLEKVQRILALHFEGLEVWAHGARVTGVDLTPDTELELVVISESPLSFEAMTAVEKAFVDSGLPFRVDVMDWAKLPESLQKQIKKEHDVVQAAAES